In Dyadobacter subterraneus, a single genomic region encodes these proteins:
- a CDS encoding response regulator, which produces MIGDKIIHLADDDEDDRNMIKEALEEANADVYIIEAENGLELLRNIQDSEDLSETVVIVDMNMPSMNGLETIQALRSDPRCSSLPALVLTTSNDPKLKLEAIKAGANDFFTKPTSIRVLNEIANDIVGRFFDFGVA; this is translated from the coding sequence ATGATTGGAGATAAAATTATCCATCTGGCGGATGATGATGAAGATGATCGTAATATGATTAAAGAGGCATTGGAGGAAGCTAATGCTGATGTCTATATCATAGAAGCTGAAAATGGATTGGAGCTTTTAAGAAACATTCAGGACTCGGAAGATTTGTCAGAAACGGTGGTTATTGTCGATATGAATATGCCCTCTATGAACGGACTGGAAACTATTCAGGCGCTTAGATCAGATCCGCGCTGTTCGAGTCTTCCAGCCCTGGTGCTAACAACCTCCAACGACCCCAAATTAAAACTGGAAGCTATAAAAGCCGGGGCGAATGATTTTTTTACAAAACCAACATCGATCAGAGTGCTTAACGAGATTGCAAACGATATCGTTGGACGTTTCTTTGATTTTGGGGTCGCCTAA
- a CDS encoding response regulator, translating into MDIFTESFSLQTLTILLAEDDSEDILVFKEVISDFQITINLRVAKDGVEAIELLSSLQEVDIVFLDINMPLMNGFECLSEIRKQSWAVSVIMLSTSNTEQHVAMAKALGANGYITKPSSLSQYRQTIKNVITTDWTKQQADFYLDVP; encoded by the coding sequence TTGGACATTTTTACAGAATCATTCAGTTTACAGACCCTGACAATTTTGCTGGCTGAAGATGACAGTGAGGATATCTTGGTTTTCAAGGAGGTAATCTCCGATTTTCAAATCACAATAAATCTGCGCGTTGCAAAAGACGGCGTAGAAGCAATCGAGCTGCTGAGCAGCCTTCAGGAGGTCGATATCGTTTTTCTTGATATTAACATGCCCCTGATGAATGGCTTTGAATGTCTGAGCGAAATACGCAAACAGTCATGGGCCGTTTCGGTCATTATGCTTTCAACTTCAAATACAGAACAGCACGTTGCCATGGCCAAAGCACTGGGTGCAAATGGTTACATTACCAAACCTTCGTCACTGAGCCAGTACAGACAGACTATTAAAAATGTAATAACAACAGACTGGACAAAACAGCAGGCCGATTTTTATCTTGATGTGCCCTGA
- a CDS encoding glycoside hydrolase family 2 protein translates to MKHNARVYFFFFLFLTFSAFESLVAQVIKLPTRWTKQAMESNVPLSEYPRPQLQRKDWMCLNGKWDYVGGQKAASALFPSQTISFEGSTEQILVPYCPESVLSGIERSQQINMWYRRRFEIPSAWKGKQVILHFDAVDHDATIFVNGNKAASHSGGYDAFSVDITSFLKTGQNTLVVAAHDPNDGMMPSGKNGPRGDYTFTSGIWQTVWLEPVNKNYISSIRLLPDLENSRLKILVNAGPGTVSAAAFDGQKAVAQTKGEAGTLFYLPIQNPKLWSADQPFLYDLKINLQDKNGNVTDEIVSYFGMRDIRLGKVNGVVRPLLNGKFVMQLGLLDQGYWPDGILTAPTEEALKSDIEFTKNAGFNLIRKHMKTEPKRFYYWADKLGLLVWQDMPAIWYPDQDTTKTRTAFRRELKAIIDDNYNSPSIITWVPFNENWGAFDVKEITDWVKKYDPSRLVNGNSGFNNNPDYQKAYGDPGNGDFVDTHIYIGPKNASVPDDKRAASLGEFGGLGLFVRGHMWPVENNAYGYEPTKAALTDRYILLMDQVEQLMKYKGLSVAIYTQTTDVEHEVNGLLTYDRAFEKMQLERIKEVNQAVIQAGGSIK, encoded by the coding sequence ATGAAACATAATGCCCGGGTTTACTTTTTCTTTTTTCTATTTTTGACTTTTAGTGCTTTTGAAAGCTTGGTTGCCCAGGTGATTAAATTACCCACCCGGTGGACAAAACAGGCAATGGAGTCCAACGTCCCGCTTTCCGAGTATCCGCGCCCTCAGTTACAGCGAAAAGACTGGATGTGTTTAAATGGCAAATGGGATTATGTGGGCGGCCAAAAAGCAGCCAGCGCGCTTTTTCCTTCACAAACCATCAGCTTCGAAGGCAGCACTGAGCAAATACTGGTTCCTTATTGTCCGGAGTCTGTCCTTTCCGGCATTGAGCGCAGTCAGCAAATCAATATGTGGTACCGCAGGCGGTTTGAAATTCCCTCTGCCTGGAAAGGCAAGCAGGTCATTCTTCATTTTGATGCGGTAGATCATGATGCAACAATATTTGTAAACGGAAATAAGGCAGCTTCGCATTCTGGCGGTTATGATGCTTTCAGTGTAGATATTACATCCTTTTTAAAAACAGGCCAAAACACCCTGGTTGTTGCCGCGCATGATCCCAATGACGGCATGATGCCTTCGGGTAAAAACGGGCCAAGAGGGGATTATACCTTTACCTCCGGTATCTGGCAAACCGTGTGGCTTGAACCGGTAAACAAAAACTACATCAGCAGTATCCGCCTGCTGCCTGATCTGGAAAACAGCCGGCTGAAAATTTTGGTAAATGCAGGCCCTGGCACGGTTTCAGCCGCAGCCTTTGATGGCCAGAAAGCAGTTGCCCAGACAAAAGGGGAAGCGGGTACTTTGTTTTACCTTCCGATTCAAAATCCGAAATTATGGTCTGCTGACCAGCCTTTTCTGTATGATCTTAAAATCAACCTGCAAGATAAAAATGGCAATGTAACTGATGAGATTGTCAGCTATTTTGGCATGCGTGATATCCGGTTGGGAAAGGTCAACGGCGTTGTCAGACCTTTGTTAAATGGTAAGTTTGTCATGCAGCTGGGCCTTCTTGATCAGGGCTACTGGCCTGATGGTATCCTGACTGCACCCACTGAGGAGGCGCTCAAATCCGACATTGAATTCACCAAGAATGCAGGATTCAATCTGATCAGAAAACACATGAAAACCGAGCCGAAGCGGTTCTACTACTGGGCGGACAAGCTGGGTTTACTGGTTTGGCAGGATATGCCTGCAATTTGGTATCCCGACCAGGACACCACAAAAACAAGAACTGCTTTCCGAAGAGAACTAAAAGCGATCATCGATGATAATTACAACTCCCCATCGATTATCACCTGGGTTCCGTTCAATGAGAACTGGGGCGCTTTTGATGTGAAAGAAATTACGGATTGGGTAAAAAAGTACGATCCATCCAGGTTGGTTAATGGCAATTCGGGCTTTAACAATAATCCAGATTATCAAAAAGCTTATGGTGATCCGGGAAACGGTGATTTTGTTGACACCCACATTTACATAGGACCAAAGAATGCATCGGTGCCGGATGATAAACGTGCTGCATCGCTAGGTGAGTTCGGCGGACTGGGACTTTTTGTGAGAGGTCACATGTGGCCGGTAGAAAACAATGCCTACGGTTATGAGCCGACAAAAGCTGCGCTGACTGACCGCTACATTCTTTTAATGGACCAGGTTGAACAGCTGATGAAATATAAGGGGCTTAGCGTTGCCATCTACACGCAAACCACCGATGTGGAGCATGAAGTTAACGGGCTATTGACCTATGACCGTGCTTTTGAAAAAATGCAGCTTGAAAGGATCAAGGAGGTCAATCAGGCAGTTATCCAAGCAGGTGGCAGTATTAAATAG
- the lpdA gene encoding dihydrolipoyl dehydrogenase, producing MENSFDIVVIGSGPGGYTAAIRAAQLGFKTAIIEKYSNLGGTCTNVGCIPSKALLDSSENYHAAKTKFANQGIEVGSLKLNFQQMYLRKSEVVKQNVSGINYLMKKNKIEIIYGTASFLSNNELSVKAADGSVNSVRSKYFIVATGSKPSSIPGVEIDKNRIITSTEALSLSAKPETIVIIGGGVIGVEMASIFARIGVKVTIIEYADSLIPTMDKELGKELQKVLTKTGITVLVSQKVQSAKNNGESVTVKYLDASSAEKEISAEYCLVAVGRKSYTEGLGLENTKIELDPKGRIKTDAQLRTAEENVYAIGDVIEGAMLAHKAEEEGVLAVEVIHGEKPHINYNLIPGVVYTWPEVASVGYTEEQLKEKGIAYNKGKFPFSASGRARASGDTEGFSKVLTDPKYGEILGVHIIGARAADIIAQSVVSMEFEVTDSALGKISYAHPTYSETLKDAYLIASGSGALNI from the coding sequence ATGGAAAATTCATTTGATATCGTTGTCATAGGGTCCGGGCCCGGTGGTTATACTGCTGCGATCAGGGCTGCCCAGTTAGGGTTCAAAACTGCTATTATCGAAAAATACAGCAATCTGGGCGGTACCTGCACCAATGTTGGCTGTATTCCTTCAAAAGCTTTGCTGGATAGCAGCGAAAATTACCATGCCGCAAAAACAAAGTTCGCCAATCAGGGTATTGAAGTGGGATCTTTAAAACTTAATTTTCAGCAGATGTATCTGCGAAAAAGTGAGGTAGTCAAGCAGAATGTTTCAGGGATCAACTACCTAATGAAAAAGAACAAAATAGAAATTATTTATGGTACTGCCTCCTTTCTTTCCAACAATGAGCTGAGTGTCAAGGCGGCTGACGGCTCTGTGAATTCGGTCAGAAGTAAATATTTTATTGTAGCCACAGGGTCAAAACCTTCCTCGATTCCCGGTGTTGAAATTGATAAAAACAGGATCATTACCTCGACCGAAGCGTTATCGTTAAGCGCAAAACCTGAAACCATCGTTATTATCGGGGGAGGTGTTATCGGTGTGGAAATGGCATCGATCTTTGCGCGTATCGGTGTGAAGGTAACAATTATTGAATATGCAGACAGCCTGATTCCGACCATGGATAAAGAGCTTGGCAAAGAGCTGCAAAAAGTTTTGACCAAAACCGGAATTACCGTGCTTGTCAGTCAGAAAGTACAATCGGCCAAAAATAATGGCGAAAGTGTAACGGTAAAATATCTGGATGCCAGTAGCGCCGAAAAGGAAATTTCCGCAGAATACTGTCTTGTGGCAGTGGGAAGAAAATCTTATACCGAAGGGCTGGGCCTGGAAAATACCAAAATTGAGCTTGACCCCAAAGGCAGAATCAAGACAGACGCGCAGCTTCGTACAGCAGAAGAAAATGTTTATGCGATCGGGGATGTGATTGAAGGTGCTATGCTTGCACACAAAGCAGAAGAAGAGGGTGTTTTGGCTGTTGAAGTCATCCACGGTGAAAAGCCGCATATTAATTATAACCTGATCCCGGGCGTCGTTTACACCTGGCCGGAAGTTGCCAGCGTTGGTTACACCGAAGAACAGCTGAAAGAAAAAGGAATTGCCTACAACAAAGGAAAGTTTCCTTTTTCTGCCAGTGGAAGAGCGCGGGCTTCTGGTGATACGGAAGGTTTTAGCAAAGTGCTGACAGATCCTAAATATGGGGAAATACTTGGCGTCCACATCATCGGCGCAAGAGCTGCTGATATTATAGCTCAGTCTGTTGTATCGATGGAATTCGAAGTGACTGACAGTGCATTGGGAAAAATATCCTATGCGCATCCAACGTATTCGGAAACTTTGAAAGATGCCTATTTGATTGCATCGGGCAGCGGCGCGTTAAACATTTAA
- a CDS encoding helix-turn-helix domain-containing protein, whose translation MNTHPLYRFHTITEYHRAAGLPKPAHPLISLVHMEDLKRPLAEGSFSLIYDFYSISMKRVKNTKFKYGQQASDFDEGVLFFMSPGQVFGVEIEKGSVMHAPEGWMILIHPDFLWNTPLAKNIKQYEFFNYSVYEALYLSDKEETMLTSIAQNIEQEYHANIDRFSASVIIAQLELMLTYSERFYQRQFITRKITSHEILSKLEDLLTHYFNSGQLVEKGLPSVTYIAENLNISPGYLSGLLKSLTGQNTQQHLHNKLIELAKEKLSTTNLTVSEIAYELGFEHLQSFSKLFKTKTSLSPMEFRHSFN comes from the coding sequence ATGAATACGCACCCGCTTTACCGTTTTCACACGATCACTGAATACCACAGGGCTGCGGGCCTGCCTAAGCCGGCGCACCCGCTGATCAGCCTTGTACACATGGAAGATTTGAAAAGGCCTCTGGCCGAAGGCTCATTCAGTTTGATCTATGATTTTTACTCGATTTCAATGAAAAGGGTGAAGAACACCAAATTCAAATACGGCCAGCAGGCGAGTGATTTTGATGAGGGTGTACTGTTTTTTATGTCGCCAGGTCAGGTTTTTGGTGTGGAAATTGAAAAGGGAAGTGTGATGCACGCTCCTGAAGGATGGATGATTTTAATACATCCGGATTTTTTATGGAACACGCCGCTGGCCAAAAACATTAAACAATACGAATTTTTTAATTACTCAGTATATGAGGCGCTTTACCTTTCAGACAAAGAAGAAACGATGCTCACAAGTATCGCGCAAAATATCGAACAGGAGTACCATGCCAATATTGACCGGTTCAGTGCGAGCGTAATTATTGCCCAACTGGAATTAATGCTGACCTATTCAGAAAGGTTTTACCAACGCCAGTTCATCACCCGTAAGATCACCAGCCACGAAATTCTAAGCAAGCTCGAAGATTTGCTTACCCACTACTTTAACAGCGGGCAGCTTGTTGAGAAAGGACTGCCCAGCGTCACTTACATCGCTGAAAATCTAAATATCTCTCCGGGGTATCTGAGCGGCCTGCTCAAATCTTTGACCGGGCAGAATACCCAACAACACCTTCACAACAAATTAATTGAACTTGCCAAAGAAAAACTTTCCACAACTAATCTAACAGTAAGCGAGATTGCCTACGAACTTGGTTTTGAACACCTGCAATCATTCAGTAAACTTTTCAAGACCAAAACCAGCCTCTCGCCCATGGAATTCCGTCATTCTTTTAATTGA
- a CDS encoding helix-turn-helix domain-containing protein, which produces MEKLAEFVKQKRKQAQLTREDLASRAGVALTVIRKIEQDKGNLNLEKVNQVLRMFGHELAPVNSKDLNLLSMPERP; this is translated from the coding sequence ATGGAAAAGTTGGCAGAATTTGTCAAACAAAAAAGAAAGCAGGCGCAGTTAACACGGGAAGACCTCGCTTCAAGGGCCGGAGTTGCACTTACAGTGATACGGAAGATCGAACAGGATAAAGGTAATCTGAATCTTGAAAAAGTGAATCAGGTACTTCGTATGTTCGGACATGAGCTCGCCCCTGTCAATAGTAAAGATCTGAACCTGTTAAGCATGCCAGAGAGGCCATGA
- a CDS encoding aldo/keto reductase, with protein MTTIKKITLGKNGPLVSKLGLGCMRMSAVWGGPVNDESESIATIQSALDNGINFLNTGDFYGSGHNELLVGKAIKGRRDDAFISVKFGAIFYNGQWIGLDLRPIAIKNFINYSLVRLGIDTIDLYQPCRLDGSVPIEDVIGTIADLIKEGKVRHLGVSEITADQLRSANSIYPVSALEIGYSLADRQIESDLLPVAKELGIGVVAFANTAEGLLTGEMKAPLAADDYHIHFSRFQGENLIKNLQKVDILKQIAKEKGCSPTQLAIAWVNSQGDHIMPLVSMSRRSRLPENMQAMDLVFTAEEMQILDKEFAEGAILGGTYLQR; from the coding sequence ATGACAACAATAAAAAAAATAACGCTTGGTAAAAACGGCCCTCTTGTATCCAAACTTGGACTGGGCTGTATGCGGATGTCCGCCGTTTGGGGAGGCCCGGTAAATGATGAAAGTGAAAGTATTGCCACGATCCAGAGTGCGTTGGACAACGGTATTAATTTTTTGAACACCGGGGACTTTTACGGAAGCGGACACAATGAGCTTTTGGTAGGAAAAGCCATCAAAGGCCGAAGAGATGATGCCTTCATTAGCGTCAAGTTTGGCGCAATCTTTTATAACGGGCAATGGATCGGACTGGATCTTCGCCCCATAGCGATCAAGAACTTTATTAATTACTCACTGGTGCGTCTGGGAATAGATACCATTGATCTTTATCAGCCATGTAGACTTGATGGCAGCGTTCCCATTGAAGATGTGATCGGTACAATTGCAGACCTGATCAAAGAAGGAAAGGTTCGTCATCTGGGTGTTTCTGAAATCACAGCTGATCAGCTTCGCTCGGCCAATAGCATTTACCCTGTAAGTGCACTGGAGATAGGATATTCACTGGCCGACCGTCAGATTGAAAGTGACCTTTTACCGGTGGCCAAGGAGCTGGGTATTGGTGTTGTGGCTTTTGCCAATACTGCAGAAGGATTACTGACCGGTGAGATGAAAGCACCTCTTGCGGCTGATGATTATCATATTCACTTCTCACGTTTTCAGGGAGAAAATCTGATAAAAAATCTACAAAAAGTAGACATTTTAAAACAGATTGCGAAAGAAAAGGGATGCTCGCCTACCCAACTGGCCATTGCCTGGGTAAATTCGCAAGGCGACCATATCATGCCATTGGTAAGTATGAGCCGAAGATCTAGACTGCCAGAAAATATGCAGGCCATGGATCTTGTATTCACAGCTGAGGAGATGCAAATCCTTGACAAAGAGTTTGCTGAGGGCGCTATACTGGGTGGCACATACCTTCAACGGTAA
- a CDS encoding ABC transporter permease: MPDVFEIVRRVKTIIVQTFIISTMIGSYIKTSARSLMRNKLFSCINIAGLAISMSTGLLLIAFLLELRSYDRFNKNGERIYRITSVAAFKGEQGGKYASASVKTGRLIRQKVSGIKQVAILGNDFSKDASVDGKTLPVKGYWAEPSLLSIFTFPMLEGNPETALRDPYSVVLTQTASKKLFGEVSALGKAVKLDSLDYQVTGVIKDIPFFSHINFEALVSLSTAEQIGKNDKSFQAWTNIFSSSVYVLLPENTEIASSRASIQSQLDAIAKQENLVDQNTKIQLELLPLYDIVVGPELRSGSMSGAVGPHVPTALLWVLGGLALVVILSACFNYTNLSLARAMRRFKEVGLRKAIGAQKSQIWQQFLIEALMISLTALVVSYFIFLLLRPELIKMAPQLQRTVKLDLTPSMAIVFVVFSICVGVIAGLMPAVFFSRISAIHALGNVSMLKGFKHLTIRQILIVIQYTVTLIFITTTAVGYVQYKNILALDLGFNTENILNINMQGNKPGALMKELGEMPEVTAVSRSLIVTSVGNAWGGHMKYKDSQDSALVLTNHVDENYLPLHGYKLIAGGNFLTRPASAEASSEVIVNQKVLKRFGIHVNEPEKAIGEQITFSSFRMKERKMTIVGVMKDFHYGKADNLIEPVAFMFWTPQDGAVLNAKIKSTDMLATRNKIESLWKKIDRVHPFKAEFYDEAIENAYSEFSMMIKIIGFLSFLAISIASMGLFGMVVFTTETRLKEIGIRKVMGASSGSLIYLLSRGFLLLLSISAIIALPATYLLFEKLVLKNFPYHTPVQIAELSAGLLAVLLLAFCMIGSQTLKAARRNPVEVLKSD; the protein is encoded by the coding sequence GTGCCCGATGTATTTGAAATAGTTCGCCGTGTAAAAACGATTATTGTACAAACATTTATCATCAGCACCATGATCGGAAGCTATATTAAGACATCAGCGCGAAGTTTAATGCGCAATAAACTTTTCAGCTGCATCAACATTGCCGGCCTTGCCATTAGTATGTCTACCGGGCTGCTTCTGATCGCTTTTCTTCTGGAGCTACGCTCGTATGACCGCTTCAACAAAAATGGCGAAAGGATTTACCGGATCACCAGTGTGGCAGCTTTCAAAGGAGAGCAGGGAGGTAAGTACGCATCAGCATCCGTAAAGACCGGAAGGCTTATCCGTCAGAAGGTAAGCGGCATTAAGCAGGTGGCTATTCTTGGCAATGACTTTTCGAAGGATGCGAGCGTTGATGGCAAAACGCTTCCTGTCAAGGGTTACTGGGCAGAACCTTCGCTGCTAAGCATATTTACCTTTCCGATGCTGGAGGGCAATCCCGAAACAGCGCTGCGTGACCCTTACTCGGTTGTTCTTACACAGACGGCGTCAAAAAAACTATTTGGTGAAGTATCAGCCCTTGGTAAGGCAGTCAAATTAGATTCACTCGATTATCAGGTGACTGGTGTAATTAAGGACATTCCATTCTTTTCACATATCAATTTTGAAGCTCTGGTTTCGCTTTCCACAGCTGAACAAATTGGCAAAAACGACAAAAGTTTTCAGGCATGGACCAATATATTTTCAAGCTCGGTATATGTGCTGCTGCCAGAAAACACCGAAATAGCTTCCAGCCGGGCTTCGATCCAGTCTCAGCTCGATGCCATCGCCAAACAGGAGAATCTGGTAGATCAAAATACAAAGATACAGCTCGAGCTGCTCCCTTTGTATGATATCGTTGTCGGTCCGGAGCTGCGCTCAGGCTCCATGAGCGGCGCTGTCGGCCCGCATGTTCCTACTGCTTTGCTCTGGGTACTTGGCGGTTTAGCGCTGGTCGTAATACTTTCGGCATGTTTTAATTATACCAATCTTTCACTGGCGCGCGCCATGCGCCGTTTCAAGGAGGTAGGTCTTCGTAAGGCAATCGGCGCTCAAAAAAGCCAGATATGGCAGCAGTTTCTCATAGAAGCTTTGATGATCTCGCTGACTGCTCTTGTTGTTTCCTATTTCATATTTCTTTTGCTGCGGCCTGAGCTGATCAAGATGGCCCCGCAGCTGCAGCGCACCGTAAAGCTGGATCTAACCCCTTCAATGGCGATAGTCTTTGTTGTTTTTTCCATTTGTGTAGGTGTCATCGCAGGACTTATGCCCGCAGTATTCTTTTCCAGGATCAGCGCCATTCATGCGCTGGGAAATGTCTCCATGCTGAAAGGATTTAAACACCTGACAATCAGACAAATTTTGATTGTGATCCAGTATACAGTCACGCTCATTTTTATTACAACGACCGCTGTCGGTTATGTGCAGTATAAAAACATACTTGCGCTCGATCTGGGATTTAACACAGAAAATATTTTGAACATCAATATGCAGGGCAACAAACCCGGTGCGCTTATGAAAGAACTCGGTGAAATGCCGGAGGTAACTGCTGTGTCCCGGTCGCTGATTGTCACAAGCGTTGGAAATGCCTGGGGCGGTCATATGAAATACAAAGACTCACAGGACTCTGCGCTGGTACTGACTAATCATGTTGACGAAAACTATTTGCCTTTGCATGGATACAAGCTTATTGCCGGCGGAAATTTTCTTACACGACCCGCCTCAGCAGAGGCTTCCAGCGAGGTGATTGTTAATCAGAAAGTTTTAAAGCGGTTTGGTATCCATGTCAACGAACCCGAAAAAGCAATCGGAGAGCAGATCACTTTCAGCAGTTTTCGTATGAAAGAACGTAAGATGACGATTGTAGGCGTCATGAAAGATTTCCACTACGGCAAGGCCGATAATCTTATCGAGCCGGTAGCATTCATGTTCTGGACACCCCAGGACGGAGCGGTTCTTAATGCCAAAATAAAAAGCACTGACATGCTTGCCACAAGAAACAAAATTGAGTCCCTATGGAAAAAAATCGACCGGGTGCATCCTTTCAAGGCCGAATTTTATGACGAGGCAATAGAAAACGCATACAGTGAATTTTCTATGATGATCAAGATCATCGGCTTTCTTTCTTTCCTTGCCATTTCGATCGCGTCCATGGGACTGTTTGGAATGGTAGTATTTACTACTGAAACCAGACTAAAAGAGATCGGCATCAGAAAGGTCATGGGCGCTAGTTCCGGCAGTCTTATCTATCTGCTGAGCCGGGGATTTCTTCTTCTACTATCCATTTCAGCGATCATAGCGCTGCCTGCAACTTATCTGTTGTTCGAAAAATTGGTGCTCAAGAATTTCCCGTACCATACGCCTGTGCAAATTGCCGAATTATCTGCCGGCCTTCTGGCTGTGCTTCTGCTCGCCTTTTGCATGATCGGATCACAGACGCTTAAAGCAGCGCGGCGTAACCCGGTAGAGGTTCTAAAGAGCGATTAA
- a CDS encoding helix-turn-helix domain-containing protein, producing the protein MTNPTEIIPGVIFYSYLSTMRKERVGFLTHNTLVLQVSGQFLLETSSQKVSMKRGEMLLIGKNQLGQITKRPLPDEDYETIVISLQEDLLRKIALEEKIEIEGKYNGPPNILIPGNDFLRGYFQSIIPYVRNPAEKIPNAMGILKINEAVKLLLHTMPELAKFLFDFSDPYKIDLEKFMLGNYHFNVPVEKFAQLTGRSLAGFKRDFHKIFGMPPRQWLQEKRLSEARHLIENKNKKPSAFYLDLGFESLSHFSHAFKKRFGKAPTESF; encoded by the coding sequence ATGACAAATCCAACCGAAATCATTCCCGGAGTAATTTTTTATTCTTACCTGTCAACTATGCGGAAGGAAAGAGTAGGATTTCTGACGCACAATACGCTTGTGCTGCAAGTCTCCGGGCAGTTTCTTTTGGAAACATCCAGCCAAAAAGTTTCGATGAAACGTGGTGAAATGCTGCTTATCGGAAAAAATCAATTGGGACAAATCACCAAAAGGCCGCTGCCGGATGAAGATTATGAAACGATTGTCATTTCACTGCAAGAAGATCTTCTCAGAAAGATCGCTCTCGAAGAGAAAATAGAAATAGAAGGAAAATACAACGGGCCACCGAATATTCTTATTCCCGGTAACGATTTTCTGCGGGGTTATTTTCAATCGATAATACCCTATGTGCGAAACCCCGCAGAAAAAATACCGAATGCGATGGGTATTTTGAAAATTAATGAGGCGGTGAAGCTGCTGCTGCATACGATGCCGGAACTCGCAAAATTCTTGTTCGACTTTTCAGACCCCTACAAGATCGACCTGGAAAAATTCATGCTGGGCAATTATCACTTTAATGTTCCGGTCGAAAAATTTGCACAGCTTACAGGAAGAAGCCTGGCAGGATTTAAACGTGATTTCCATAAAATATTTGGAATGCCGCCCCGGCAGTGGCTTCAGGAAAAGCGCCTCAGCGAAGCGCGGCATTTAATTGAAAACAAAAACAAGAAACCCTCTGCCTTCTATCTTGATCTGGGATTTGAAAGTCTTTCCCATTTCTCACACGCATTTAAAAAAAGGTTTGGCAAGGCGCCTACCGAAAGTTTTTAG